One stretch of Streptomyces sp. 135 DNA includes these proteins:
- a CDS encoding alpha/beta hydrolase: MQRYVRSAALAAAGVLVAGLAVGCGGSSDDGKSGGKDGKGDEKGGGQGLASQKLDWDRCDAPEGGTAPGSEWQCATLKVPLDYAKPGGETIDLALIRARTTGKGDRIGSLVFNFGGPGGSGVSSLPSFADMYDSLRERYDLVSFDPRGVGASEGVRCRDDKATQAAEEKVDLTPDTPAEEKAYFKDAADFGAGCARGAKKLIGHISTADAARDMDLMRQVLGDDKLHYMGISYGTELGGTYAHLFPKRVGRLAMDAVVDPSADSVGHAENQARGFQRALDNYFKSRGQDPKAGTKKIAKLFERLDAEPMRTSGDRKLTESLASTGVLVTLYSKETWPMLTSALADAEKGDGTALLRLADAYNERDPSGRYSTQSHSQRAISCLDTKARSTPEEAKKRLDRFREISPVFGGFLGWDTAGWCYDWPVAGQHDSPEVSAPGAAPILVIGNTGDPATPYEGARKMADELGKGVGVHLTWKGEGHGAYGNGSDCVDDTVDGYLLKGEVPKDGKVCES; this comes from the coding sequence ATGCAGCGTTACGTACGATCCGCGGCACTGGCCGCCGCAGGGGTTCTGGTGGCCGGCCTGGCCGTCGGCTGTGGCGGTTCGTCCGACGACGGCAAGAGTGGCGGGAAGGACGGCAAGGGGGACGAGAAGGGCGGCGGCCAGGGCCTCGCCTCCCAGAAGCTGGACTGGGACCGCTGCGACGCCCCCGAGGGCGGCACCGCGCCGGGCTCCGAATGGCAGTGCGCCACCCTCAAGGTCCCGTTGGACTACGCGAAGCCGGGCGGCGAGACCATCGACCTCGCCCTGATCCGCGCCAGGACCACCGGCAAGGGCGACCGCATCGGCTCCCTCGTCTTCAACTTCGGCGGACCCGGCGGCTCCGGCGTCTCGAGCCTGCCCTCCTTCGCCGACATGTACGACTCGCTGCGTGAGCGGTACGACCTGGTCAGCTTCGACCCGCGGGGGGTCGGTGCCAGCGAGGGCGTGCGCTGCCGCGACGACAAGGCCACCCAGGCCGCCGAGGAGAAGGTCGACCTCACGCCGGACACCCCGGCCGAGGAGAAGGCGTACTTCAAGGACGCGGCGGACTTCGGCGCCGGCTGTGCACGCGGCGCGAAGAAGCTCATCGGTCATATCTCGACCGCCGACGCCGCCCGCGACATGGACCTGATGCGCCAGGTCCTCGGCGACGACAAGCTGCACTACATGGGCATCTCGTACGGCACCGAACTCGGCGGTACGTACGCCCACCTGTTCCCCAAGCGCGTCGGCCGCCTCGCCATGGACGCGGTCGTCGACCCCAGTGCGGACTCGGTCGGCCACGCGGAGAACCAGGCGCGGGGCTTCCAACGCGCCCTCGACAACTACTTCAAGTCCCGCGGCCAGGACCCGAAGGCGGGCACCAAGAAGATCGCGAAGCTGTTCGAGCGCCTGGACGCCGAGCCGATGCGCACCTCGGGCGACCGGAAGCTGACGGAGTCCCTGGCGAGTACGGGGGTCCTGGTCACCCTGTACAGCAAGGAGACCTGGCCCATGCTGACCAGCGCCCTCGCTGACGCCGAGAAGGGCGACGGCACGGCACTGCTCCGGCTCGCCGACGCCTACAACGAACGCGACCCCTCCGGGCGTTACAGCACGCAGAGCCACTCGCAGCGGGCTATCTCCTGCCTGGACACCAAGGCGCGCTCCACTCCGGAGGAGGCCAAGAAGCGCCTGGACCGGTTCCGGGAGATATCACCGGTCTTCGGGGGCTTCCTGGGCTGGGACACGGCGGGCTGGTGCTACGACTGGCCGGTGGCCGGACAGCACGACTCCCCCGAGGTCAGCGCGCCGGGCGCCGCCCCGATCCTGGTCATCGGCAACACCGGCGACCCCGCCACGCCCTACGAGGGCGCCCGCAAGATGGCCGACGAGCTCGGCAAGGGCGTCGGTGTCCACCTGACCTGGAAGGGCGAGGGCCACGGCGCGTACGGCAACGGCAGCGACTGCGTGGACGACACGGTCGACGGTTACCTGCTGAAGGGCGAGGTGCCAAAGGACGGCAAGGTCTGCGAGTCCTGA
- a CDS encoding alpha/beta hydrolase, whose protein sequence is MPSQSQPRAAALAAATLLLSATLTACGGSDSKDSKDDGLPGQKLSWKDCPAPADSQGGGEAPSPLPGGAGWQCATMKAPLDWAKPKGDTIDIALIRAAASGDKGERIGSLVFNFGGPGGSGVTTLPAFGPEYAKLRTRYDLVSFDPRGVGRSAGIECEDAEQLDAYFQEDSTPDDDAETKKLLDNVKAFNDACEKNSGRTLPHVRTTDAARDMDLMRQVLGDDKLHYFGISYGTELGGVYAHLFPERVGRAVFDAVVDPTQTAEQGSLGQAEGFQLALDNFAKDCTSQVADCPVGDTEQDVKDRIAKLLKDLDAKPISGIPPRRLTQTAATNGIAQSLYSKDFWPYLTQGLEEAYDGDGKILMLLSDSMNGRNEDGEYSNIQAANVAINCADDRARYSRQHVEERLPAFRKASPLFGEYLAWGMLGCTDWAVEGQADHPDVSAEGAPPIVVIGNTGDPATPYEGARKMARALGEGVGVELTYKGQGHGAYDSKNTCVRDAVDGYLLDGKVPKSGTVCS, encoded by the coding sequence ATGCCCTCACAGTCCCAGCCACGCGCCGCCGCCCTGGCCGCCGCCACCCTGCTCCTGTCCGCCACGCTCACGGCGTGCGGCGGCAGCGACTCCAAGGACTCCAAGGACGACGGCCTGCCGGGTCAGAAGCTGAGCTGGAAGGACTGCCCCGCGCCCGCCGACTCCCAGGGCGGCGGCGAGGCCCCCTCACCGCTGCCCGGCGGCGCCGGATGGCAGTGCGCCACCATGAAGGCGCCACTCGACTGGGCGAAGCCGAAGGGCGACACGATCGACATCGCGTTGATCAGGGCGGCCGCGAGCGGCGACAAGGGGGAACGCATCGGGTCCCTCGTCTTCAACTTCGGCGGACCCGGCGGCTCCGGCGTCACCACGCTGCCCGCCTTCGGCCCGGAGTACGCCAAGCTGCGCACCCGCTACGACCTGGTGAGCTTCGACCCGCGCGGGGTCGGCCGTAGCGCCGGCATCGAGTGCGAGGACGCCGAGCAGCTGGACGCGTACTTCCAGGAGGACTCGACGCCCGACGACGACGCCGAGACGAAGAAGCTGCTCGACAACGTCAAGGCGTTCAACGACGCCTGCGAGAAGAACTCCGGCAGGACGCTCCCGCACGTCCGCACCACCGACGCGGCCCGCGACATGGACCTGATGCGCCAGGTCCTCGGCGACGACAAGCTGCACTACTTCGGCATCTCGTACGGCACCGAACTCGGCGGCGTCTACGCACACTTGTTCCCCGAGCGAGTGGGCCGAGCCGTCTTCGACGCCGTCGTCGACCCCACCCAGACCGCCGAGCAGGGCTCGCTCGGCCAGGCCGAGGGCTTCCAGCTCGCGCTCGACAACTTCGCCAAGGACTGCACCTCCCAGGTCGCGGACTGCCCCGTCGGCGACACCGAGCAGGACGTCAAGGACAGGATCGCGAAGCTTCTCAAGGACCTGGACGCCAAGCCGATCTCCGGCATCCCGCCGCGCCGGCTGACCCAGACCGCGGCCACCAACGGCATCGCGCAGTCCCTCTACTCCAAGGACTTCTGGCCGTACCTCACCCAGGGCCTCGAAGAGGCCTACGACGGTGACGGCAAGATCCTCATGCTGCTCTCCGACTCGATGAACGGGCGCAACGAGGACGGCGAGTACAGCAACATCCAGGCCGCCAACGTCGCCATCAACTGCGCCGACGACAGAGCGCGTTACTCCCGGCAGCACGTCGAGGAGAGGCTGCCCGCCTTCCGCAAGGCCTCGCCGCTGTTCGGCGAGTACCTGGCGTGGGGCATGCTCGGCTGCACCGACTGGGCGGTCGAGGGTCAGGCCGACCACCCGGACGTCAGCGCCGAGGGCGCGCCGCCCATCGTCGTCATCGGCAACACCGGTGACCCGGCCACTCCGTACGAGGGGGCGCGCAAGATGGCGCGGGCGCTCGGCGAGGGCGTCGGCGTCGAGCTGACGTACAAGGGCCAGGGGCACGGAGCCTACGACAGCAAGAACACCTGCGTGCGCGACGCGGTGGACGGCTACCTCCTCGACGGCAAGGTCCCGAAGTCGGGCACGGTCTGCTCCTGA